The Blautia hydrogenotrophica DSM 10507 genome window below encodes:
- a CDS encoding linear amide C-N hydrolase, translated as MERKGCTVKKKAAIGDWAAGCSAFSWETEDQRHLWGRNFDFNRIADGSNVTYIPRGRDFYTFGTELEDSLDRDTRQTTDYAAVGVGVLLFPSTPVLYEGINEKGLMGGQLYYREFACFPQEKEDGRLPLQPPFAVTYFLTKCATVQEVIERLQEVTLVGQPLLGTVPTIHWTFSDQTGETIIIEPDQDGVHVYRDTGGVMTNSPGYPWHRLNLLNYVHIRDLDYDERKLGGISLNQCFSGSGALGLPGDWSSPSRFVRLSCLKHYAVKGKTEKEGVAYMFRLFQSVAFPYGMVKVTENGVLTEYDREVTPYDYTVYTSVMCAESLRFYWTTYRNSRIQYVDLRTLLSQDSCLQFELNKEEDFLCLTAQGEY; from the coding sequence ATGGAAAGAAAAGGCTGTACTGTAAAGAAAAAAGCTGCGATAGGAGACTGGGCGGCAGGGTGCAGTGCTTTTTCTTGGGAGACGGAGGATCAAAGACATCTTTGGGGAAGGAATTTTGACTTTAACCGAATCGCTGACGGCAGTAACGTGACCTATATTCCAAGGGGAAGGGATTTCTACACATTCGGGACAGAGCTGGAGGACAGTCTGGACCGGGACACCCGCCAGACAACGGACTATGCCGCGGTGGGAGTCGGTGTGCTGCTTTTTCCCTCCACACCTGTTCTGTACGAGGGAATCAATGAGAAAGGTCTGATGGGAGGGCAACTCTACTATCGGGAGTTCGCCTGTTTTCCACAGGAGAAGGAGGATGGAAGGCTGCCGCTTCAGCCACCGTTTGCAGTGACTTATTTTCTGACCAAATGTGCTACCGTCCAGGAGGTGATTGAAAGACTTCAGGAGGTGACGCTGGTGGGGCAGCCGCTTCTCGGGACGGTTCCCACGATTCACTGGACCTTTTCAGACCAAACCGGAGAGACGATTATCATAGAACCAGATCAGGATGGTGTCCACGTGTACAGAGATACAGGAGGGGTGATGACAAACAGTCCAGGATATCCCTGGCACCGACTGAATCTGTTGAATTATGTGCATATCCGGGATTTGGACTATGATGAGAGAAAGCTGGGAGGAATCAGCCTGAATCAGTGCTTTTCGGGAAGCGGAGCTTTAGGGCTGCCTGGGGACTGGTCTTCTCCTTCTAGGTTTGTGAGACTCTCTTGCTTGAAGCATTACGCTGTGAAAGGAAAGACAGAGAAAGAAGGAGTTGCCTATATGTTTCGACTCTTTCAGAGCGTGGCTTTTCCCTATGGGATGGTAAAAGTAACAGAGAACGGGGTGCTCACAGAATATGACAGGGAAGTCACACCGTATGATTATACGGTCTATACCTCTGTGATGTGTGCGGAATCTCTGAGGTTTTACTGGACGACTTACCGGAATTCGAGGATACAGTATGTGGATTTGAGAACGCTGCTCTCTCAGGATTCGTGTCTGCAGTTTGAGCTAAACAAGGAAGAGGATTTTCTCTGTTTAACTGCTCAGGGAGAATATTAA
- a CDS encoding sensor histidine kinase has product MPIKERAEKKKRRRLSWEILELVGAGALIALLAFVFLYFASMAISETYLTRRGFALDQRQLRILTVWIRSVCMAASAVVFVAVFLFLIGQKISYLLFIISGVEALRQRELDFEISVKGNDELTELAESINYLSLSQREINQKEQRLKEERETLIRSLSHDIRTPLTSILSYTEYMEGKKTLQPHEVEGYLSMVRTKAEQMKVLTDRLLGKREKKKEKIENGLLLMEQLAAEWEEALEDEFCCQVDLGQCQNFSGNYDIHDLRRIFDNLASNAAKYADPQGAVKLQIQTQENRVWIRQRNKMRVRSEGQVESHKIGLESVRQIAEEYSGEMKVEQTDMTFEVEIGLEAVELSSKIMP; this is encoded by the coding sequence ATGCCGATTAAGGAGAGAGCGGAGAAAAAGAAGAGAAGGCGCTTGTCCTGGGAGATTTTGGAGCTGGTGGGGGCTGGGGCACTCATCGCGCTGCTGGCCTTTGTATTTTTGTATTTTGCATCCATGGCAATTTCAGAGACTTATCTGACAAGGAGAGGGTTTGCTCTAGACCAGAGACAGCTAAGGATTTTGACAGTATGGATTCGCAGCGTGTGCATGGCTGCCTCAGCCGTGGTGTTCGTGGCGGTTTTTCTGTTTTTGATTGGGCAGAAAATCTCGTATCTGCTGTTCATCATCTCGGGAGTGGAGGCGCTTCGCCAAAGGGAACTGGATTTTGAAATTTCCGTGAAGGGAAACGATGAGTTGACGGAGCTGGCAGAGAGTATTAATTATCTCTCACTGTCCCAAAGAGAGATCAATCAGAAAGAGCAAAGGCTCAAAGAGGAGAGAGAGACGCTGATACGTTCCCTGTCTCATGATATCCGGACTCCTCTGACTTCGATTCTCTCATACACGGAGTATATGGAGGGGAAAAAGACGCTGCAGCCCCATGAGGTCGAGGGGTACCTCTCCATGGTAAGGACGAAGGCGGAACAGATGAAGGTGCTGACAGACCGACTTCTGGGGAAGCGGGAAAAAAAGAAGGAAAAAATAGAAAATGGGCTTCTGCTGATGGAACAGCTGGCAGCGGAGTGGGAAGAGGCACTGGAAGATGAATTCTGCTGTCAGGTGGATTTAGGGCAATGCCAAAATTTCAGCGGGAACTATGATATTCATGATCTGCGTCGCATTTTTGACAATTTGGCGTCCAATGCGGCCAAGTATGCGGACCCGCAGGGCGCAGTAAAACTTCAGATTCAGACACAGGAAAATAGAGTTTGGATTCGACAGCGCAATAAGATGAGAGTGAGAAGTGAGGGACAGGTTGAGAGTCATAAGATTGGGCTGGAGAGTGTACGGCAGATCGCGGAGGAGTATAGTGGGGAGATGAAGGTGGAACAGACGGATATGACCTTTGAAGTAGAGATTGGTCTAGAGGCTGTTGAATTGTCTTCAAAAATAATGCCGTAA
- a CDS encoding response regulator transcription factor, with translation MREGKNVILVADDEKEIRDILGLLLEGEGYLVLKAQNGEEVLEQADSEVDLYLLDVDMPQMTGFAAAAKLRKTYLAPIIFLTAYSGESDKVMGFSVGADDYIVKPFSNMEVLLRVRALLRRTQQYTSVKAQKEPEISDTQLRYKDLVLDLEEQSVKKGDQVIVLTYTEFRILELFLSHRKKIYSVENIYQSIWEEDAVGDSTIMVHIKNLRKKLGDNSKNPQYIKTAWGKGYYAD, from the coding sequence ATGAGAGAAGGCAAAAATGTGATACTGGTGGCAGACGATGAGAAAGAGATTCGTGATATTTTAGGACTGCTGCTGGAAGGGGAAGGTTATCTGGTGCTGAAGGCACAAAATGGGGAGGAGGTACTGGAACAGGCGGACAGTGAGGTAGATCTGTATCTCTTAGATGTGGATATGCCGCAGATGACCGGTTTTGCCGCAGCGGCGAAGCTGAGGAAGACATATCTGGCGCCGATTATTTTTCTGACCGCATATTCCGGCGAATCAGATAAGGTCATGGGATTTTCTGTGGGGGCGGATGACTATATTGTAAAGCCTTTCTCAAATATGGAAGTGCTTTTGCGGGTCAGAGCCCTGCTGCGGCGAACACAGCAGTATACGTCTGTGAAAGCGCAAAAGGAACCGGAGATCTCTGATACTCAACTGAGATATAAAGATTTGGTTTTAGATCTGGAAGAGCAGTCTGTCAAAAAGGGGGACCAGGTTATTGTGCTGACTTATACGGAATTTCGGATATTGGAATTGTTTCTCTCCCACAGAAAGAAAATCTATTCCGTTGAAAATATTTATCAGAGCATCTGGGAAGAAGATGCAGTGGGAGACAGCACGATCATGGTGCACATCAAAAATTTGAGAAAAAAGCTGGGAGATAACTCGAAGAACCCTCAGTATATCAAAACCGCATGGGGAAAGGGATACTATGCCGATTAA
- a CDS encoding lactate racemase domain-containing protein, which yields MNIYRESQSRNGLTKEQIRRTLWQGLEGRKLNKVLMISPDFTRLHSNGGFITNACYHFLRAQGCQVEVLIAQGTHEDISEEQFREMYGDIPYDMMIPHRWREDTVVIGEVPEEYLKEITGGLWTQSLAVEVNRKVLDPSYDLILSVGQVVPHEVIGMANHSKNIFVGVGGRQIINKSHMLGAVLGLEQIMGKDHSPVRQAFDYALKHFLKEVPLVFVLTVTTADGEEICTHGLYIGDERAVLEEAIAKSQEKNIRFLDKEIQKCVVYLDPREFQSTWVGNKAVYRTRMAMADGGELLILAPGVHCFGEDKTNDEIIRRYGYCGRKRVLELFEREELLKENMGAAAHLIHGSSDGRFTVTYAVKEISKEEIESVYFQAVDYDEAVRRYDVSRLKEGGNRMEDGEEIYFVRNPALGLWAAKKA from the coding sequence ATGAATATCTACAGAGAGTCCCAGAGTAGAAATGGACTGACGAAAGAGCAGATACGGCGGACTTTGTGGCAGGGCTTGGAAGGCAGAAAGCTGAACAAAGTCCTGATGATCTCTCCGGATTTTACCCGCCTTCACTCCAACGGTGGCTTTATCACCAATGCCTGCTACCATTTTCTGAGGGCTCAGGGATGTCAAGTGGAAGTTCTGATCGCCCAGGGGACCCATGAGGATATCAGCGAAGAACAGTTCCGGGAAATGTACGGGGATATTCCCTACGACATGATGATTCCCCATCGATGGAGGGAAGACACTGTTGTCATCGGGGAGGTACCTGAGGAATATCTGAAAGAGATCACAGGGGGACTTTGGACGCAGAGCTTAGCTGTGGAGGTCAACAGAAAAGTGTTGGACCCTTCCTATGATTTGATCTTGTCGGTGGGTCAAGTGGTTCCCCATGAGGTCATCGGCATGGCCAACCATTCTAAAAATATCTTCGTGGGAGTGGGAGGAAGGCAAATCATCAACAAGTCCCATATGTTGGGCGCAGTTCTCGGTCTGGAACAGATTATGGGGAAAGACCACTCTCCGGTGCGTCAGGCTTTTGATTACGCGCTGAAGCATTTTCTCAAGGAAGTTCCGCTGGTGTTCGTTTTGACTGTGACCACCGCCGATGGGGAGGAGATCTGTACCCATGGACTCTACATCGGAGATGAGAGAGCAGTTCTAGAGGAGGCCATCGCTAAGTCACAGGAGAAGAACATTCGTTTTTTAGATAAGGAAATTCAAAAATGCGTGGTCTATCTGGACCCCAGAGAGTTTCAAAGTACCTGGGTGGGAAATAAGGCGGTCTACCGAACTAGAATGGCCATGGCTGACGGCGGGGAGCTGCTGATTTTGGCTCCGGGCGTGCATTGTTTTGGTGAAGATAAGACCAACGATGAGATCATACGCCGTTATGGTTACTGCGGCCGGAAGCGAGTGCTGGAACTATTTGAGAGAGAAGAACTGCTCAAAGAAAATATGGGTGCGGCAGCCCATCTGATACATGGTTCCAGTGATGGAAGATTCACCGTGACCTATGCGGTCAAAGAGATCTCAAAGGAGGAGATAGAGTCGGTATATTTTCAGGCCGTGGACTATGATGAGGCGGTGCGGCGCTATGATGTCAGCAGGCTGAAGGAGGGGGGGAATCGGATGGAGGACGGAGAAGAGATCTATTTTGTCCGTAATCCGGCGCTGGGCCTTTGGGCTGCAAAAAAAGCTTGA
- the gnd gene encoding decarboxylating NADP(+)-dependent phosphogluconate dehydrogenase, producing the protein MEKSKIGVIGLAVMGENLVMNMESKGFRVSVYNRTTEKVTRFLQGRARGKQIQGAYSLEELVGQLEKPRKIFLMVKAGQPVDVLVEQLLPLLEEGDILIDGGNSHFPDTQRRTEYVESQGKYYVGCGVSGGESGALRGPSLMPGGSKEAWPKIQPILQAIAAKTEDGIPCCQWVGNGGAGHFVKMVHNGIEYGDMELICEAYHLMKTLLGLSCQEMHEIFARWNESRLNSYLIEITGDILAYRDEDGEPLVEHILDTAGQKGTGKWTVEAALNQGSALTLIGEAVFSRCLSAMKEERVKASRLLPGVHRKFEGNKEEFLNWIEDALYASKIVSYAQGYALMRNASVSYGWKLAYGDIALMWRGGCIIRSAFLGEIKNAYDKNPALENLLLDSYFTDAMEKAQQGWRKVCAAALEYGVPVPAMTSALSYYDGCRCERLPANLLQAQRDYFGAHTYERLDAPRGQFFHTNWTGEGNATAASVYSV; encoded by the coding sequence ATGGAGAAGTCCAAGATCGGTGTGATTGGTCTGGCAGTGATGGGGGAAAATCTGGTGATGAACATGGAAAGCAAGGGCTTTCGGGTCAGTGTCTATAACCGCACGACAGAGAAAGTGACGCGTTTTCTGCAAGGCCGGGCCCGGGGAAAACAGATTCAGGGGGCCTATTCCCTGGAAGAATTGGTTGGCCAGCTAGAAAAGCCCAGAAAGATTTTCCTGATGGTTAAGGCTGGGCAGCCGGTGGACGTGCTCGTGGAGCAGCTTCTGCCGTTGCTGGAAGAAGGGGATATTTTGATTGACGGCGGAAATTCCCATTTTCCAGATACACAGAGAAGAACAGAGTATGTGGAGAGCCAGGGAAAGTATTATGTAGGATGCGGGGTGTCCGGCGGGGAGAGCGGCGCACTGAGAGGTCCGTCTTTGATGCCGGGAGGCTCGAAGGAGGCATGGCCCAAGATACAACCGATTTTACAGGCAATCGCCGCGAAGACCGAAGACGGGATTCCCTGCTGCCAGTGGGTAGGAAACGGGGGAGCCGGCCATTTCGTGAAAATGGTCCACAATGGAATCGAATATGGAGATATGGAACTGATCTGTGAGGCTTATCATCTGATGAAAACATTATTGGGTCTCTCCTGCCAGGAAATGCACGAGATCTTTGCGCGGTGGAATGAGTCTAGACTCAACAGTTATCTGATCGAGATCACAGGAGATATTCTGGCCTATCGAGATGAGGACGGCGAACCACTGGTGGAGCACATTCTGGATACCGCGGGGCAGAAGGGAACCGGAAAGTGGACAGTGGAGGCAGCTCTAAATCAAGGGAGTGCGCTGACGTTGATCGGGGAGGCGGTTTTCTCACGGTGTTTATCTGCAATGAAAGAAGAGAGAGTGAAAGCATCGAGGCTTCTGCCGGGGGTTCACAGGAAGTTTGAGGGGAATAAAGAGGAGTTCCTGAATTGGATTGAGGATGCTTTGTATGCCTCTAAGATCGTCTCCTACGCTCAGGGCTATGCGCTGATGAGAAATGCTTCTGTGTCCTATGGTTGGAAACTGGCCTATGGAGACATTGCGTTGATGTGGCGGGGCGGCTGTATTATCCGCAGCGCCTTTTTAGGGGAGATCAAGAACGCCTATGATAAAAATCCAGCTCTGGAGAATCTGCTGCTGGATTCTTATTTTACGGATGCTATGGAAAAAGCACAGCAAGGATGGCGCAAGGTGTGTGCAGCCGCGCTGGAATACGGAGTGCCTGTGCCAGCTATGACTTCCGCACTGTCTTACTACGATGGCTGTCGGTGTGAGAGATTGCCTGCGAATCTTTTGCAGGCCCAGAGGGACTATTTTGGGGCTCACACCTATGAACGGCTGGACGCGCCCAGAGGTCAGTTTTTCCATACCAACTGGACCGGGGAAGGAAACGCTACGGCGGCCAGTGTCTACAGTGTGTGA
- a CDS encoding sugar kinase, whose amino-acid sequence MDTVRKKYTIMTVTSMGVRITPLSRQPVHTSSLYQMQSTSAESNVLNVSASLGKPVKVLTKFVSKSPISAFIQGELRRRGIEFEGKAVAQEGPWGVRHQFNIADSGYGLRGPRVHNDRAGEVGLTLRAEDFDLKRIFEEEGCQIFHLSGLVAALSPQVGECCLKMVEEAKKNHALVSFDLNYRASFWKGREEQLRKVFHEIAQAADILIGNEEDFQLALGAEGPKTGGEAVSQIESFQEMISRVAKEYPNVKVFATTLRQVVSANEHLWGAIMLAEGQWYVEKPREIPVLDRIGGGDGFVGGLLYGISQGWEPEQWLKFGWGTGAMAATLLEDYASPVSEEQVWSIYEGNARVKR is encoded by the coding sequence ATGGATACAGTACGGAAAAAATATACGATCATGACAGTGACCAGCATGGGAGTCCGAATCACTCCGCTGTCTCGGCAGCCGGTTCATACCAGCAGCCTGTATCAGATGCAGAGCACCAGCGCCGAGAGCAATGTGCTGAATGTAAGTGCCTCCCTGGGGAAACCGGTGAAGGTTCTGACGAAGTTTGTGAGCAAAAGTCCGATTTCTGCTTTTATTCAAGGAGAGCTGCGCAGGAGAGGGATTGAGTTCGAAGGTAAAGCTGTGGCTCAGGAGGGCCCCTGGGGAGTACGGCATCAGTTTAATATCGCAGACAGCGGCTATGGTCTGAGAGGACCTAGAGTCCACAATGATCGAGCCGGCGAGGTGGGGCTGACTCTTCGGGCGGAGGATTTCGATCTGAAACGGATTTTCGAGGAAGAAGGTTGTCAGATTTTTCATCTGTCCGGATTGGTGGCAGCGCTGTCGCCCCAGGTGGGAGAGTGTTGTCTGAAAATGGTGGAAGAGGCGAAGAAAAATCATGCTCTGGTATCCTTTGATCTAAATTACAGGGCGAGCTTTTGGAAGGGCAGAGAAGAACAGCTGCGGAAAGTGTTTCACGAAATTGCGCAGGCTGCGGATATCCTGATCGGGAACGAAGAGGATTTTCAATTGGCGTTGGGAGCAGAAGGGCCGAAGACCGGAGGAGAGGCAGTGAGTCAGATCGAGAGCTTTCAGGAAATGATTAGCCGCGTGGCAAAAGAGTATCCGAATGTGAAGGTTTTCGCGACAACACTCAGGCAGGTTGTAAGCGCCAATGAGCATCTGTGGGGCGCAATTATGCTGGCAGAAGGACAATGGTATGTGGAGAAACCCAGGGAGATTCCTGTATTGGACAGAATCGGCGGCGGAGATGGCTTCGTAGGCGGCCTTCTCTATGGTATCAGTCAGGGGTGGGAGCCTGAACAGTGGTTGAAATTCGGCTGGGGGACCGGAGCGATGGCGGCGACGCTGCTGGAAGACTATGCGTCTCCGGTCAGCGAGGAACAAGTGTGGAGTATCTATGAGGGCAATGCGAGAGTCAAACGTTGA
- a CDS encoding gluconokinase, with product MLVLAIESSTSSAKAVLYDTVQGVVRSGQEVYSAGIGHDGQTNAQAVFETTMRVARGIAQGERVEAVALCGTWHGICACDSKMVPITPVYSWNFTRTANMCKQMRKNEELRKKLYHNTGCMPHNTYPRHAIQYMMSRGMDLTNKVFITQGGYNFYRLTGKFWESISTQSGTGVVNLFNHQYDKFTLEFLGIRREQLGRLVTYRNVCPLSENGAKLLGIRQGTPVVPAHPDGALNQIGNYASHPGIMTISIGTSGALRMATETPILPKGNELWCYCGAEGWISGAAISGACNCVNWFRDCLCSPAVLENGHRVSFQELERVEELRGDVPVFLPFLFGERCPGWCDSRRAGFYQVKASHGIREFYQSLQMGILYNLYQCYEVLCRENGRPRQIIVSGGISNSRRWLQMLADIFEEEILVANHPNASSMGAVALALYACGQLDDINEFRQDYDAAEKIEPNQYMFSYYMENYQRYLRMYYSDLN from the coding sequence ATGTTAGTGTTGGCCATTGAGTCCAGTACGAGTTCAGCAAAAGCCGTTTTGTACGACACGGTTCAGGGTGTGGTGAGGTCTGGCCAGGAGGTCTATTCCGCAGGAATCGGTCACGACGGTCAGACCAATGCTCAGGCCGTGTTTGAGACGACGATGCGCGTCGCCAGAGGGATTGCACAAGGAGAGCGGGTGGAGGCAGTCGCCCTGTGCGGCACCTGGCATGGAATCTGTGCCTGCGACTCGAAAATGGTTCCGATCACGCCGGTGTATTCCTGGAATTTCACAAGAACGGCAAACATGTGCAAGCAGATGCGAAAGAATGAGGAATTGAGAAAAAAGCTGTATCACAATACCGGCTGCATGCCTCACAATACCTATCCGCGCCATGCGATTCAGTACATGATGAGCAGGGGGATGGATTTGACCAATAAAGTTTTTATCACGCAGGGCGGTTATAATTTCTACCGTCTCACCGGAAAATTCTGGGAATCCATCAGCACACAGAGCGGAACGGGAGTGGTGAATCTTTTCAATCATCAGTATGATAAGTTTACCCTGGAATTTCTGGGAATTCGAAGGGAACAGCTAGGAAGGCTGGTGACTTACCGAAACGTCTGCCCTCTGAGTGAGAACGGGGCGAAACTTTTGGGAATCCGGCAGGGTACCCCCGTGGTTCCCGCGCATCCTGATGGCGCACTGAATCAGATCGGGAATTATGCCAGCCATCCAGGGATTATGACGATCTCTATAGGGACCAGCGGTGCTCTTCGAATGGCCACCGAAACGCCGATTCTCCCCAAAGGGAATGAGCTGTGGTGCTACTGCGGGGCTGAGGGGTGGATTTCCGGCGCGGCCATTTCTGGAGCCTGCAACTGTGTGAATTGGTTCCGAGACTGCCTGTGCAGTCCGGCTGTGTTGGAAAATGGGCATAGGGTGTCTTTTCAGGAACTAGAACGTGTAGAGGAATTAAGAGGGGACGTGCCGGTCTTTCTCCCATTTCTCTTTGGCGAGAGGTGTCCCGGTTGGTGCGATTCCAGGAGGGCGGGCTTTTATCAGGTGAAGGCTTCTCACGGAATCAGAGAATTCTATCAGTCCTTGCAGATGGGGATTCTGTATAATCTCTATCAGTGCTATGAGGTGCTTTGCCGGGAAAATGGAAGACCGAGGCAGATCATTGTGTCAGGGGGCATCAGCAATTCCAGGCGCTGGCTTCAGATGCTGGCGGATATCTTCGAGGAGGAAATTCTGGTGGCGAATCACCCAAACGCTTCCTCTATGGGGGCTGTGGCATTGGCTCTGTATGCCTGCGGTCAATTGGATGATATCAATGAATTTCGCCAGGACTATGATGCGGCTGAGAAGATTGAGCCGAACCAGTACATGTTTTCTTATTATATGGAAAATTACCAGCGCTATCTGAGGATGTACTACAGTGATTTAAATTGA
- a CDS encoding amidohydrolase family protein: MEIIDIHAHIYPRVAGITKGAPMVSMRHGKVKIGNQITQFLPPSFTEAASTPETLIAYMDWCGISKALLMPNPYYGYHNDYVLEAVRAYPDRLKGIALVDLLRGEEAARELERIYEDTELFGFKVETDSTFQCAPHKHMTDADLMPVWECCNRYRQPVFLHLFTDRDVEDLETLTRRFSQITYVICHMGADSCFQRGRNRGNFQRVLRLAKENSNVYLDTSTVPVYFQEEYPFPTSVKIIQEAYQAVGAEKLLWSSDYPGMLNHATMRELIDMVVRHSKIPQEDLRKIMGENAKKLWFSD, from the coding sequence ATGGAGATTATCGACATTCACGCGCACATATATCCGAGAGTCGCGGGAATCACAAAAGGAGCGCCCATGGTCTCCATGAGACATGGAAAAGTAAAAATCGGGAATCAGATCACCCAATTTCTTCCGCCCTCCTTCACGGAGGCGGCCAGCACACCGGAGACTTTGATCGCCTATATGGATTGGTGTGGGATTTCCAAGGCGCTTTTGATGCCAAATCCGTATTACGGCTATCACAACGACTATGTGTTAGAAGCGGTGAGAGCTTATCCGGACAGGCTAAAAGGGATTGCCCTGGTAGATCTTCTCAGAGGAGAAGAGGCGGCCAGAGAGTTGGAGCGTATTTATGAAGACACGGAACTGTTTGGCTTTAAGGTGGAGACGGACAGCACGTTCCAATGCGCGCCCCACAAGCATATGACGGACGCAGACCTGATGCCGGTCTGGGAATGCTGCAATCGGTACCGTCAGCCGGTTTTCCTGCATCTGTTTACAGATAGGGATGTGGAAGATTTAGAAACACTGACGCGCAGGTTTTCGCAGATCACTTATGTGATCTGCCATATGGGAGCGGACAGTTGCTTTCAGCGGGGTAGAAACCGCGGGAACTTTCAGCGGGTATTGAGGTTGGCTAAGGAAAATTCAAATGTCTATCTGGACACCTCGACGGTACCTGTCTATTTCCAGGAGGAGTATCCTTTTCCCACCAGCGTCAAAATCATCCAGGAGGCGTATCAGGCAGTGGGGGCCGAAAAGCTGTTGTGGTCTTCCGACTATCCAGGAATGCTGAACCATGCGACCATGAGGGAGCTGATTGACATGGTTGTGAGACACAGCAAAATTCCTCAGGAAGATCTGAGGAAAATCATGGGGGAAAATGCGAAAAAGCTTTGGTTTTCTGACTGA
- a CDS encoding cyclase family protein produces MKKVISYPIAKESPGWPGNPTYQAEQVTDIQKGDSANTFMIHLFNHFGTHMDAPLHFNPKGAAVKDLPIEEFLYENPLLVDIPKGAGEKIYTEDLRPYEQEIKGRDLLMIRTGFSRVRAENPQVYAQNGPALCSDAAKYLMENYADQLKAVALDFISLASYSDCVDGDLSHQYLCGKFHPGHICIIEDVNMEGLSQEQLVYAEALPLFLEGVDSSPVTMWVKLQTDRQDGRQ; encoded by the coding sequence ATGAAAAAAGTAATATCTTATCCAATTGCCAAGGAGAGTCCAGGGTGGCCAGGAAATCCCACGTATCAGGCAGAACAGGTGACGGACATCCAAAAAGGGGATTCGGCTAACACGTTCATGATACATCTTTTTAACCATTTCGGCACACACATGGATGCGCCGCTGCACTTTAACCCTAAGGGAGCGGCAGTCAAAGACCTGCCGATAGAAGAGTTTCTCTATGAAAATCCTTTGCTGGTGGATATCCCCAAGGGAGCAGGCGAAAAGATTTACACGGAAGATTTAAGACCTTATGAGCAGGAGATCAAAGGCAGAGATTTGTTGATGATAAGGACGGGGTTTTCCAGGGTGCGCGCAGAAAATCCCCAGGTGTATGCCCAGAATGGGCCGGCGCTTTGCAGCGATGCGGCAAAATATCTGATGGAGAACTATGCAGATCAATTAAAGGCAGTGGCTCTGGATTTCATTTCTCTGGCCTCCTATAGTGACTGTGTGGACGGAGATCTCTCCCATCAGTATCTGTGTGGAAAGTTTCATCCGGGACATATCTGTATCATCGAGGATGTGAATATGGAAGGGCTGAGTCAGGAACAACTGGTGTACGCCGAGGCTCTTCCCTTGTTTTTGGAGGGAGTGGACAGCAGTCCGGTTACGATGTGGGTAAAACTACAGACAGACCGCCAAGATGGGAGGCAGTAA
- a CDS encoding ABC transporter permease, translated as MILTGGIDLSMQYTLVLCNVVSAQVISGQNENTWMALAVSILISAVIGLINGFGVYFLKIPAMIMTLATGSAVWGIAYIYCNGAPKGKTSEILSFIANGKIGGIINGASLIWMLLSVAVILVLKFTVFGRTVYAVGVNRESANYSGINVPATLIGIYVAASVLAGISGFILLGYTGTSYLSTGESYNMDSIAAVVVGGTSIMGGSGSYVGTIAGVGIMIIINSLMTVLNMAESGKQMVQGLIIIVLLVIVYGRKDRE; from the coding sequence GTGATTCTCACGGGAGGTATTGACCTGTCCATGCAGTATACGTTGGTTCTCTGCAATGTGGTGAGTGCACAGGTGATCTCAGGACAGAATGAAAATACATGGATGGCACTGGCAGTCAGCATTCTGATCTCGGCAGTGATCGGGCTAATCAATGGCTTTGGCGTTTACTTTTTGAAGATACCGGCGATGATTATGACTTTGGCCACTGGAAGTGCGGTCTGGGGAATCGCTTATATCTACTGTAACGGTGCCCCTAAGGGGAAGACCTCGGAGATTTTAAGCTTTATCGCCAACGGAAAAATCGGGGGCATCATCAACGGAGCTTCTCTGATCTGGATGCTCCTAAGTGTAGCTGTGATTCTGGTGCTGAAGTTCACGGTGTTCGGCAGGACGGTCTATGCAGTCGGTGTCAACCGGGAGAGTGCGAATTATTCGGGAATTAACGTTCCTGCCACTTTGATAGGAATCTATGTGGCAGCCAGTGTGCTGGCAGGAATCAGTGGATTCATCCTGCTGGGATATACTGGGACCAGTTATCTATCCACTGGAGAATCCTACAACATGGATTCCATCGCCGCCGTGGTCGTGGGAGGCACTTCCATCATGGGAGGCAGCGGTTCCTATGTGGGAACGATCGCAGGTGTAGGAATTATGATTATCATCAACAGTCTGATGACGGTACTGAACATGGCGGAGTCTGGAAAACAGATGGTTCAGGGATTGATTATCATCGTGCTGTTGGTGATCGTATATGGAAGAAAGGACAGAGAGTAG